CAGCGTCTCGAGTTAGCGGAACGGGAGCGTCAACAGCGCCTGGACATGCTGAGCTTTCAGCGTCAGGAGATCGCCGCCGCCGACCTGCAGCCGGGGGAGGATCTGATCCTTGAGCAGGAGCGACGTCTTTTGCAGCACGCCGGCCGTCTATCCGAAGCGAGTCATGGCGGGTATCGGACCCTCTACGCCGGCAACGGTGCGGTCTGCGAACAGCTGACCGCCGTGGCTGAATCCTTAGCTGGGTTGCAGCAGATCGACCCACTGTTGGGGGAGCTGAGTGAGTCCCTGAAGTCGGCGCTTTATACGGTTGAGGATGTTGCAACCCAGTTGCGTGATTATGCGCAGAAACTTAGTTTTGAGCCTCAGCGTCAGCAGCAGGTTGAAGATCGGCTTGCACAACTAAAAACCTTGAAACGCAAGTATGCACCGACCGTGGAAGAACTTCTCGCATTCTTGCAGAAGCTAGATGCCGAGCTGGACGACTTGCAGGATATTGATGGACGGCGCCGGGAGTTACAGCAGCAGTTGGTGCAGGCAGAGGCAGACCTGCGTGAAAAGGGGGGATGCTTGAGTGCCAAGCGCCTTGCCGCAGCGGGGCTCCTGTCGCAGCTTGTGGAACGTGAACTCTCTGACCTGGCGATGACCAACGCGCGCTTCGAAGTGCGACTTTTGCCGCAGGTTAAGCCGGGTGTTGATGGTCTGGAGTCCGGGGAGTTTTATCTGGCGGCCAATGCCGGAGAGAATGCTCAACCGCTGGCCCGCGTTGCCTCGGGGGGGGAGTTGTCGCGCATTATGCTTGCGCTGCGCCGTAGCATCCCTGACGGTGACACGGTTCGGACCCTGATTTTCGATGAGGTAGATGCCGGAATCGGTGGCGAGGCGGCCAGCGCGGTCGGTGAGAAAATTTGTCGTCTGGGTGAAGGGATGCAGGTGCTGTGTGTCACCCATCTGCCACAGGTCGCGGCATTTGGCCACCATCACTATCGGGTGGCCAAGCAGCAGGTTGATGGCCGGACTCGTACCAGCCTGACCCTTCTGCAAGGGGAGCCCCGGGTGCAGGAGATGGCCCGCATGCTCGGGGGCGCTCAGGTGACAGAACGTACCCTTGATCACGCCCGCGAACTGCTTGACCGTTCCCACACCCTGGCTTGAGCCGGAGAGTTTATGATCCGTCGTGCACTTATTACTGACGCCAGGGCAATTCATCAACTGTTGCTCGGGTATGCACAGCAGGGACAGCTGCTCGGCCGTTCCCTGGTAGATATTTATGATGCTCTGCGTGATTTCCATGTCTTCGAAGAGGAAGGCCAGATTATTGGCGTTGGCGCCCTGCAGATCTGCTGGGAAAATCTTGCAGAGATTCGTTCCCTGGCCGTCAAAGACGGGTTGATCGGCCGAGGAATAGGCCGCCTTCTCGTTGAGGCCTGCCTTGAGGAAGCGCGCTTGTTAGGGCTTAAACGGGTTTTTGCATTGACTTACCAGCCGCGTTTTTTTGAAAAACTCGGTTTCACTGAAATCGAAAAATCGGATCTGCCGCATAAAATATGGACGGATTGTATCCACTGTATCAAATTTCCTGATTGCGACGAAATTGCCCTTGCTATCGATTTATAGAGGGAGTTCGTCCCTGGTTTGTCCATCTTTTTGGCCGGGTCTTATGGTTCTTTAGGGGGTGTCCCCCCTTGACAGCCTGGAGGAAAAGCTTTAAAAAGCTTAATCCAACTGAATCTAGATGTTTTCCTGGTGGAGATAATCTCAACGTGGCACGTCGATTTACCTTGATGTATATCCCCGATTCTGGCAAGCGGACCCGACGTTATCTGGTTACGCATCGCCTGATCATCTCAGCGTTGGCCGTTGCCAGCGTCTGTGTCCTGGTGTTGGGTTACATCTGTGTTGATTATTATCGACTGCAACTGGATCAGCAACAATTCACCCGGCTGTTGATTGAAAACAGCGAACAACGTCAGCAGCTCAGCCACCTGACGCGCAGCTTTGGCGAGTTGCAACGTGATGTAGTGGTTATGGCTGGCGCTGAAGCCAGGGTGCGAGAATCCCTGGGTCCCGACGCTTCAGTACCAAAAGCTGTCCCGGTCGGCATCGGGGGGGCGCTTGAAACCAGCGCTACTGACATGACAGCGTTGCAGAAACAGATCAACGATTTGCGGCTGGCCATCGATCTGCGCCGGGAATCTCAGGAAGAGGTCCGCGACCTGTTGAATGATAAACACTCTCTGGCCTCAGCGACCCCCGAAGGATGGCCGACCAAGGGGTGGCTGACCTCCTATTTTGGGATGCGGGAGTCTCCTTATAGTGGTGAACCCAAAATGCATGAAGGCCTGGATATCGGAGCCAATATCGGAACGAGTGTGACGGCTACCGCTGACGGCGTGGTGGTCAAAGCCACGACTGAACCGGGTTTCGGGAAGGTTGTCATGATTGATCACGGATATGGCTATCGCACCATTTTTGGTCACAATTCCAAACTTATGGTGACGCCCGGGATGCGAGTCAAGCGCGGCGACAAAATTTCAGAAGTTGGTAACACCGGCCGCTCGACTGGTCCCCATCTGCATTATGAAGTGCGTCTCAATGGCGTGCCGATCGACCCGCGTAAGTTTCTCTGATTTCCCTGGTTAACTCTCCTATGTCGGCATAAAACCGCATCATTTAAAATCCTCTCAAAGTCCGTATATCCCTGCAGTAAACCAAGCGAGCCCGCATTTAATTACGCGAGTAGAGGAAGCTATTCCTCCTTGTGAGCCTGAAGACCAGTATGGTAGTATGCCGGGTTTAATCCTACTTGTTCGTCTGCCAATAGGGCCGGATGAACCTAATTTCCCCGTCTAGCCAGGTCTGGCAGTAGGCGGTTATGGAGCCTGTTTTTCGATGATTAAGAGTCTGGTGCGAAAGATCGTTGGCAGCAAAAACGAGCGTGAAATCAAACTGATGATGGTTAAGGTTGAGCAGATAAACGCCCTTGAAGAGAGCTTGACAGCGTTAAGTGATGAACAACTTCGCGGCAAAACCCTTGAATTTCGGGCACGCATGGAGCAGGGGGAGACGGTTGACGACCTGCTGGTTGAAGCTTTTGCTGTGGTGCGTGAAGGGAGTAAACGCGCCCTTGGTATGAGGCACTTCGATGTCCAGATGATCGGGGGGATGGTGCTGAACGCCGGTAAAATTGCAGAAATGAAGACCGGTGAAGGAAAAACTCTGGTCGCAACGTTGGCGACCTACCTCAATGCACTGGTCGGCAAGGGGGTTCATGTCATCACGGTCAATGATTATCTGGCGAGTCGTGATGCCGAGTGGATGGGGAAACTTTATCGGTTTTTGGGGCTTTCGGTTGGCTGTATCGTGCATGGTCTCACAGATAAGCAGCGTCAGGAGGCCTATGGCGCAGACATTACCTACGGAACCAATAATGAATTCGGCTTTGATTACCTGCGCGACAATATGAAGTTTGCGCTGGCCGATTATGCTCAGCGACCCCTGCATTACGCGATTGTTGACGAAGTCGATTCGATTCTGATCGATGAAGCCCGGACACCACTGATTATCTCAGGCCCGAGTGAGGCTTCAAGCGACCTTTACACGCGGGTTGATATGATAATCCCGCGACTTGTGAAGGGCGAGACCAGCGAATCCAGGGATGGGGCCATCGGGCAGAGTGTCAAGCACTATACCGGCGACTTTACCGTGGATGAAAAAGCGAAATCGGCGATGCTGACCGAGGAGGGGGTGCTTAAAACCGAGAAACTCCTGGGAATTGAAAACCTTTATGACCCCGTCAACATTGAACTCCTCCACCATGTAAATCAGGCGCTCAAGGCTCATGCCCTGTTTAAGCGTGATGTCGATTACGTAGTCAAGGATGGTGAGGTCATGATTGTCGATGAGTTCACCGGGCGCCTGATGGAAGGTCGCCGCTGGAGCGATGGCCTGCATCAGGCCATTGAAGCCAAAGAAGGGGTCAAGATTGAATCTGAAAACCAGACCCTGGCTACGATTACCTTTCAAAATTATTTCCGGATGTACGATAAGCTCTCGGGGATGACTGGTACCGCCGATACCGAGGCCAAGGAGTTTCACGAAATCTATAAACTTGATGTCGTTGTTATTCCGACCAATCGCCCATTGTCACGACTCGACAACCCCGATGTTATTTATAAGACTAAGAAAGAAAAATATCTTGCAGCGATCGAAGACATTATTGCTTGCCACAAGGTTGGACAGCCGGTGCTGGTCGGCACGATTTCGATCGAAGATTCTGAACTGCTGGCAGAGTTGTTACAAAAGAGAGGCGTTCCCCATAGTGTTCTGAACGCCAAGCAGCATGGTCGTGAAGCCCTGGTGGTTGCTCAGGCAGGGCGTAAGGGGTCCGTGACGCTGGCGACCAATATGGCCGGCCGCGGTACTGATATCGTCCTTGGCGGGAATGCAGAAATGATGGCTCGGGTGGAGTCTGCCGACGCTGAACCCGAAGAACGCGAAGCTGTCTTTGAAGCGGCCCTGGCGAGGCACAGGACACAGTGTCTCCGCGAAAAGGAAGAGGTCTTGGCGGCAGGGGGGCTCTATATCCTCGGTACAGAACGTCATGAATCGCGCCGGATTGACAATCAGTTGCGCGGCCGCTCCGGTCGTCAGGGTGATCCAGGGGCCAGTCGTTTCTATATGAGCCTTGAGGATGATCTGTTGCGAATTTTCGGTTCACAGAGGGTCGCCTATGTCATGGAGAAACTGCGTATCCCGGACGGGGAGCCGATTGAGCATGGCATGATCAGTAAAGCAATTGAAAATGCACAGAAGAAGGTTGAAGCCCATAACTTCGATATCCGAAAGCACCTGATAGATTACGATGATGTCATGAATCGTCAGCGTGAGGTTATCTATGCGCAACGCCGTGAGATTCTTGGTGGACAGGATATTCGTGGCACCGTCGAGAGCATCCTGAATGAGGCGATCGGCGATTCGGTCGCATCGTTCTGTCCGGATAAGTCACGTCGTGAGGATTGGGATTGGCAACGCCTCAGCGAAGACATGCTGACTCAATTTAATTTTTTCCCTGAACTTGAGGCTGTTGATCAGGACAAAGTCAGTCATGACGAACTCGAGAATCTGCTGAAACAACAGGCGTTGATGCGACTTGATGAACGCGAACAGGAATTCACCCCGCCGGTGATGAAACATCTCTGTCAGGTCCTTTTACTGCAGAGCATCGACACCCAGTGGAAGGGACATCTGCTTGATGTCGATCATTTAAAGGAGGGGATCGGCCTACGTGGTTATGGGCAACTAGATCCCAAGGGTGAGTATAAGCGTGAGGCATTTGAGCTGTTTATGCAGATGATGGGGCGTGTGCGTCAAGAGGTTTTGCAGAATCTCTTCCGGGTGCAGTTGGCCCGCGAAGACGATCTGGACCAGATAGAAGCTCGGCGGCGTCAGCAACAGCAGATGGTCCTGAACCGGGCGGCTGGAGACACCGAAGTGAAGAAGCCGGTGACCCGAGAGGAAGACAAGGTTGGTCGGAACGATCCATGCCCCTGTGGCAGCGGGAAAAAGTTCAAGAAGTGTTGTGGCCGTTAACTCTCACAACTGATGGAGTCTGACCCGAGAATGAGCAATCTGAAACTCGATTCCGAACCGGCGGTTCTGCTGGTTGATGATGCTCCGTTGATCCTTGATCTGTTACAGGAAATTCTCGAGGATCGTGGTTATCGGGTGTTACGCACCGAATCCGGC
Above is a genomic segment from Geopsychrobacter electrodiphilus DSM 16401 containing:
- the recN gene encoding DNA repair protein RecN, which codes for MLSDLIIKNFAIVEHLHVSFQDGFNVLTGETGAGKSIIIDAVNLLLGGRARGDVIRTGTEEATVEAIFEVGSTPLLNQKLVDMGLENGDELLVRRIVTRSGKNRIYVNGSPVPLAQLRELTPLLVNIYGQHEHQGLQRVETHLPLLDIYAGCQSEAEAYKEAFVRMNEIAGQLQRLELAERERQQRLDMLSFQRQEIAAADLQPGEDLILEQERRLLQHAGRLSEASHGGYRTLYAGNGAVCEQLTAVAESLAGLQQIDPLLGELSESLKSALYTVEDVATQLRDYAQKLSFEPQRQQQVEDRLAQLKTLKRKYAPTVEELLAFLQKLDAELDDLQDIDGRRRELQQQLVQAEADLREKGGCLSAKRLAAAGLLSQLVERELSDLAMTNARFEVRLLPQVKPGVDGLESGEFYLAANAGENAQPLARVASGGELSRIMLALRRSIPDGDTVRTLIFDEVDAGIGGEAASAVGEKICRLGEGMQVLCVTHLPQVAAFGHHHYRVAKQQVDGRTRTSLTLLQGEPRVQEMARMLGGAQVTERTLDHARELLDRSHTLA
- a CDS encoding N-acetyltransferase — its product is MIRRALITDARAIHQLLLGYAQQGQLLGRSLVDIYDALRDFHVFEEEGQIIGVGALQICWENLAEIRSLAVKDGLIGRGIGRLLVEACLEEARLLGLKRVFALTYQPRFFEKLGFTEIEKSDLPHKIWTDCIHCIKFPDCDEIALAIDL
- a CDS encoding M23 family metallopeptidase, whose translation is MARRFTLMYIPDSGKRTRRYLVTHRLIISALAVASVCVLVLGYICVDYYRLQLDQQQFTRLLIENSEQRQQLSHLTRSFGELQRDVVVMAGAEARVRESLGPDASVPKAVPVGIGGALETSATDMTALQKQINDLRLAIDLRRESQEEVRDLLNDKHSLASATPEGWPTKGWLTSYFGMRESPYSGEPKMHEGLDIGANIGTSVTATADGVVVKATTEPGFGKVVMIDHGYGYRTIFGHNSKLMVTPGMRVKRGDKISEVGNTGRSTGPHLHYEVRLNGVPIDPRKFL
- the secA gene encoding preprotein translocase subunit SecA, whose translation is MIKSLVRKIVGSKNEREIKLMMVKVEQINALEESLTALSDEQLRGKTLEFRARMEQGETVDDLLVEAFAVVREGSKRALGMRHFDVQMIGGMVLNAGKIAEMKTGEGKTLVATLATYLNALVGKGVHVITVNDYLASRDAEWMGKLYRFLGLSVGCIVHGLTDKQRQEAYGADITYGTNNEFGFDYLRDNMKFALADYAQRPLHYAIVDEVDSILIDEARTPLIISGPSEASSDLYTRVDMIIPRLVKGETSESRDGAIGQSVKHYTGDFTVDEKAKSAMLTEEGVLKTEKLLGIENLYDPVNIELLHHVNQALKAHALFKRDVDYVVKDGEVMIVDEFTGRLMEGRRWSDGLHQAIEAKEGVKIESENQTLATITFQNYFRMYDKLSGMTGTADTEAKEFHEIYKLDVVVIPTNRPLSRLDNPDVIYKTKKEKYLAAIEDIIACHKVGQPVLVGTISIEDSELLAELLQKRGVPHSVLNAKQHGREALVVAQAGRKGSVTLATNMAGRGTDIVLGGNAEMMARVESADAEPEEREAVFEAALARHRTQCLREKEEVLAAGGLYILGTERHESRRIDNQLRGRSGRQGDPGASRFYMSLEDDLLRIFGSQRVAYVMEKLRIPDGEPIEHGMISKAIENAQKKVEAHNFDIRKHLIDYDDVMNRQREVIYAQRREILGGQDIRGTVESILNEAIGDSVASFCPDKSRREDWDWQRLSEDMLTQFNFFPELEAVDQDKVSHDELENLLKQQALMRLDEREQEFTPPVMKHLCQVLLLQSIDTQWKGHLLDVDHLKEGIGLRGYGQLDPKGEYKREAFELFMQMMGRVRQEVLQNLFRVQLAREDDLDQIEARRRQQQQMVLNRAAGDTEVKKPVTREEDKVGRNDPCPCGSGKKFKKCCGR